A genomic segment from SAR324 cluster bacterium encodes:
- a CDS encoding transposase, with protein sequence MQKAIRLSTSKYHIRYTEEFKRQIRDEYLSGQKSKSELARNHGIGGGAYRITLWLRSMNAENRSTFLNPLDQEAEMKEESE encoded by the coding sequence ATGCAAAAAGCGATACGATTATCAACAAGTAAATATCACATCAGATACACAGAAGAATTTAAGCGTCAAATCCGCGATGAATATTTATCGGGTCAAAAGAGCAAATCAGAGTTAGCCCGAAACCATGGCATAGGAGGAGGTGCCTATCGAATCACCTTGTGGCTGCGTTCGATGAACGCTGAGAATCGGTCAACGTTTCTGAACCCTCTGGATCAGGAGGCGGAAATGAAGGAAGAATCCGAGTAA